The window GACGACAGAGCGTTACGAAACGCATTCAAGAAAGTGGCCGCCCGTGAAGTCGCCGAGAGTGATGACGAAGGCGCGACGCGGGAAGTTTCGTGACCTTCGTGGGTCTGTCCATTCAAGTGAACAGCCCATGCCAGAAAAACTGTCCGATTTGGAGAAGCTTCGCCGATGCTTTTCCAATCCGGGAGATGCTCATGGCCGACCACTGCCCATTCGTGAATCGTGACGACAAACGCTGCTCGAACGCGTTCCGATTGAATCGGCTTTCGTTCACTTACAGCCACTGTTTCAGCGACTACGCCACATGCCCGACCTACGCCCAGTTGCTCGACGAACGACGCGAAGCTCGGGCCAAGGCCGCTTTCGTGACGTTGCGCGTCCGGAAGCCGATCAAGCGCCAGATCGCGGCCTGACGCAGACGCTCGTTGAGCAGTTTCTCACGCACCTGAAGATCGAGCGTGGCTTGGCGGAAAACACGCTGCTGGCATATCGCCGAGACCTAGCGGACTTGCAAAGCGAGTTGCCGCCGAAGGTCGAAATTCACCTCGCCGGCGCCGAGCGGTTGCGGGCGTACCTCATGGAGCTTCGCCAGCATGGCGCGGCGACCCGCACCGTCGCCCGCCGGCTCGCTGCCTTGCGGTCTTACCTGAAATGGCTCGAGACCCAGGGCCACGACACCGCGTACCTGCTCGAAATGCTCGATCGGCCCAAGCCGGAGAAGCTGCTACCCAAGACGCTCTCCAAGCGCATGGTCACCAAGCTGGTCCTTACGCCCAGCACGACCCAGTCGATGGACGACACGCCAACGGATGGCAAGCCGAAAGACCCCAAGACGCAGCAACTCGCCACGCGTGACCGGGCGATGCTCGAACTGCTCTATGCTTGCGGCCTGCGGGCGACCGAACTTTGCGAACTGAAGCTGCCCAACGTCAACATTGAAGCGGCGGCATTACGCGTCGTCGGCAAGGGCAGCAAGGAGCGACTCGTTCCGATCGGCAACGCGGCGCGGGACACCATTGCGGTCTATCTCGACGAAGTGCGACCGCATTTGGTCGCTAAGAACAAAAAAAAGCACCAGTTCCTTTTCGTCAGCCACACCGGAAAGCCGCTCGAACGGGTCGCGCTTTGGCAGATCGTCAAGAAGCACGCCAAGGCCAGCGGGTTGTGGAACGAGGTGAGTCCCCACGTTCTGCGTCACTGTTTTGCCACGCATTTGCTCGGCGGCGGGGCGGACCTGCGTGTGGTTCAAACGCTTCTTGGCCACGCCGATGTCGGCACGACGCAGGTCTACACGCACGTCGACGGCGATCGCCTCAAGGACATCCACAAGAAATTCCACCCGCGTGGCTGATCGCTATGCCGCGCAGCGCTCGGGCAGCCGTTGGCAGTGCAACACCAGCGCAACGAAGATGTGGCGCAGCCGATCTTCTTCGACGGTTTGTAGAAACTCATCGCTGAAATCGACGGGAAACTGTGCGTCGTAATCACGCAACGCATCGATCAGCGCGTTGCGGCCCATCTCGGCGATATCGGTGATCGCATGATTCACTTCGTTTTCGCTGAGCATGTGGTCCGTCGATCAGAGGAACTGGTCGATAAGCGATCCGCTGCCGGCGATCGGCGGGCGATACGCGCTCTCGAGCCTGTTCGATTTATCGACGATCGGGGGGGATTCCTGAACCGGCGGAAGCGCTTCCCATACTTTCGGAGCAGCCGGCGTGTCACGATGCACCACCACGGGTTCGACGTGGACATCGACCTTGGCGAGCGGGTGATGGACCTTGCGGGGCTCGATGCGGGGTTGGGGCTCGACGGTGTGCCGAGGTTCGAAGCGATCCACGGGGCGATCGGCCGATAACGGACGCGGCATCTGCACCGTGCCGAGGGGGCCCGGGCGACCGCCGGCCGCGAGCAGGTTCGCCCGGATCGCGCCGGTGAGCCCCTGCACGAGTTTCAGGTCGAAGTACGGTCCGATGAGTTGCGGCGCGAGCGGCGGCATGCCGAAGCTGTTGCAAAGGCGTGCCAATACGTGGGAATGCCGATACGGGTCGGCGAATGCGCCGGATGATGCGTCGAAACAACACGCGGGGCTCCGAAAGCCCACGGCTTCAGCCGTGGGTTGGCCGTCGGTCCCTACGCGCCGCCCCACGCCTGAAGGCGTGGGCTTTCGTACGATTTCCCGTGCGCACCGCCGACCTTGATTTCGATCTTCCACCAGAACTGATCGCCCAGGAACCGCCGCCGGTGCGGTCGGACGCCCGCATGTTGCACTTCGACCGAACGACCGGCCGCATCGCTCACCGGCAGGTCCGTGACCTACCGAGTATTTTGCGCACCGATGACTTGTTGGTCTTCAACGACACGAAGGTCATCCCCGCCCGGTTCACGCTTCGTAAACCGACCGGCGGCCTGATCGAAGCGTTGTGGCTCGCCGGCGAGGACAAACGCTGGCAGGTCTTGCTCAAGAACCTCGGGCCGGTCGACCCGGACGCGACGCTCGCCTTCGTCGCCGATCCGGGGGTCACGCTGCGTGTCGTGGCAAAGCGCGAACATGACGGGTACGACGCAGAGTGTTCGCACGACGCTTCGGTGCTCGACCGCGTCGGCCGGATGCCGTTGCCCCCTTACATCAAGCGAGCCAAGGGGAGCGACGGGCGCGACGAGGCGGACCGCGAACGCTATCAGACGGTGGTTGCCGATGTGGGTCGGAGCGTGGCCGCGCCGACGGCCGCACTGCATTT of the Planctomycetota bacterium genome contains:
- a CDS encoding tyrosine recombinase; translated protein: MTQTLVEQFLTHLKIERGLAENTLLAYRRDLADLQSELPPKVEIHLAGAERLRAYLMELRQHGAATRTVARRLAALRSYLKWLETQGHDTAYLLEMLDRPKPEKLLPKTLSKRMVTKLVLTPSTTQSMDDTPTDGKPKDPKTQQLATRDRAMLELLYACGLRATELCELKLPNVNIEAAALRVVGKGSKERLVPIGNAARDTIAVYLDEVRPHLVAKNKKKHQFLFVSHTGKPLERVALWQIVKKHAKASGLWNEVSPHVLRHCFATHLLGGGADLRVVQTLLGHADVGTTQVYTHVDGDRLKDIHKKFHPRG
- the queA gene encoding tRNA preQ1(34) S-adenosylmethionine ribosyltransferase-isomerase QueA, with the protein product MRTADLDFDLPPELIAQEPPPVRSDARMLHFDRTTGRIAHRQVRDLPSILRTDDLLVFNDTKVIPARFTLRKPTGGLIEALWLAGEDKRWQVLLKNLGPVDPDATLAFVADPGVTLRVVAKREHDGYDAECSHDASVLDRVGRMPLPPYIKRAKGSDGRDEADRERYQTVVADVGRSVAAPTAALHFDPPLLAALSEAGVPRTSVNLEVGMGTFKPVTAEDLDAHDMHSERWRIEPTAADAINVCRGRIIAIGTTSCRTLESQPTGDIRPGSGETDLLIQPPYTPRHVDALLTNFHLPKSTLIALVDGFIGTEARRRVYVEAIEQRYRFFSYGDCMLIE